CAGGTGCCGGGCCCCGGGGAGGTGGCCCGCCTCGTAGGCGGGGCGGGGGCGGGTGTCCACCAGGACCGCGTCCCTAGGCAGGTCCATGGGCCTGATTATAGGGGACGCATGGGTAAGTGGGAAAGAGTAAGGGGACTTGACAAAGAACTGCGCAGGTGTTATAAGCGTAACTGGAGGTGATAGATATGGCCCTGGTGCGTAGGGACGCACGCCCCACGGAAATCACCCCCTTCCGGACCTGGGGACCCCTTTCCCTCCTGGAGGAGGCCAACCGGCTCTTTGAGGAGGTGATGGGCGAGTTCGCCCGGCCCCTCGCCCCCGCCTACGTGGCCCCGGCGGACCTCTACGAGACGGACGAGGCCCTGGTCCTGGAGATGGCCGTGCCCGGGATGACCCCTGAGGACTTGGAGGTGAGCCTCGAGGGCACCAAGCTCACCGTCCGGGGCCAGGTGAAGCCCCAGGAGGACGCCAAGGCCCGCCGCTACTACCTCCAGGAGATCCCCCACGGCTCCTTTGTGCGCACCTTCACCCTGCCCGTGGAGGTGAAGACGGACGAGGCCAAGGCGGAGTTCCGCCACGGCATCCTCCGGCTCACCCTCCCCAAGGTGGCCGAGGCCCGGGCCAAGCGGATCCCCATTGAGGTGGTCCAGTAAGGGCGTGAGGCCTTAACCCCCCTGGGTTCTCCCAGGGGGGCTTACTTTAGGGCCCCGTCCAGCCGCCTTAGGGCCTCTTCCAGCACCTCGGGGTAGGTGGCGAAGTTGAGCCGGACGTAGGTGTCGTACCCCCGGCCGAAGCTTTCCCCCGGGTTCAGGGCCACCCGGGCCCGCTCCAGGAAGTACGCGGCGGCCTTGGGGAAGGGGGTCTGGATCCAGGCCAGGTAGGTTCCCTCCGGCGGGTGGTGGCCGAGCCCCCGCGCCTTGGCCCAGGCCGCCACCCGGTCCCGGTTGGCCCGAAGCCGCTCCAGGGTGGCCTTCAGCCAGGGCCCCCCTTCCTTCAGGGCCGCCTTCCAGGCGGCCATGGCCAGGACGTTGGGGAAGACGTGGGGCAGGTGGCGCTTCACGGCCTCCACCAAGGGCTTGGGGCCGAGGACCGCCCCGATGGGCAGCCCCGCCAAGTTGTAGGCCTTCCCCGGGCCCACCAGGGTGAGGGTCCTTTCCGGGAGGAAGCGGGCCAGGGGGACGTGGGGCTTCTCGTAGGTGAGGGGGGCGTGGAGCTCGTCGGAGACCACGATGAGGTCGTGCCTGCGGGCGATCTGGGCCAGGGCGGCGAGCTCCTCCTCGCCGAAGACCCGGCCCGTGGGGTTGTGGGGGTGGCAGAAGAGGAGGAGACGGGTGGCGAAGGCCAGACGCTCCAGCCCCGCGAGGTCCAGCCGGTAGCCTTCCGGGGTCTCCCGCAAGGGGTTGGCGAGGACGGTGCGGCGCTGGTCCCGGATGGCGGCGAGGAAGGGCGGGTAGATGGGGACCTGGGTGAGGACCCCCTGGCCCGGGGCGGTGAAGGCGGCCACGGCGGCGTAGAGCCCCACCACCACCCCGGGCATGAAGGCGAGCTCCGCCTCGAGGCCCAGGGCCTCCAGGATCAGCTCCCTGAGCTCCCGGTCCCCCTCCCGGGGCGGGTAGCCGAGAAAGCCTTGGGCCCGTTCGGCGAGGGCTTGCTGGATCGCCTCGGCCGGGGGGAAGTCCATGTCCGCCACCCAGAGGGGGAGGACGTCCTCGGGGTAGGTGCCCCACTTGAGGGAGCCGGTGCGGGGAGGCAGGTCCATGGGCTTATCTTACCCGGCCTCAGGTGTGGTCCTGGACCACCTCCAGCCCGTGGGCCTTGAGCCGTTCCACCAGGGCCCGCACTGCTCCCTTGACGGCCTCGGTGATGAGGGGGCTGCCGAAGCGGCTCACCCCGGCGTAGACCCCCCGGGCGCTCTTGCGGACCTCGAGGAGCAGGTCCTGGGTCAGGTCCTCCTCCTCCACGTGGGTGAGGACGTAAAACCCCTCCTTGCCCCGGGCCACCTCCAGGAAGACGGCGACCCCTTCCTTCAGGCGCACGGGGGTCTTCTCCAGGGCCAGGTCTTGGGGCAGCTCGCCGGAAAGCAGGGCGTGGGCCACGTCGTACCTCCTTGAGGGGGGCCAGGGGGCGGGGTCTTCGCGGAGCTTGGTGAAGACGGCGTGGAAGAAGGTCCGCCCCGCCTCCTTCCACTTTAGGGCGTACTTGGTGCGGAGGTGGGCCTCGGGGGGCGGCCGGACCTCCACCCGGTAGAGCCCGGTCCGCTCCGCCTCCTCCAGGGCGAAGCGGAAGTACTCCTCGTGGTCCGTGGTGAGGAGGAGGCTTCCCCCGGGCTTCAGGCGGGTGGAGAGCCTGCGGAAGAAGGCCTCCCGCAGGAGGCGCCGCTCCTGGTGCCGCTTCTTGGGCCAGGGGTCGGGGAAGTTGACGATGACCTGGTCCAGGGTCCCCGGCAAAACCAGGTTCCGAAGGGCGAAGGGGCCCTGGCCGTGGTAGAGGCGGACGTTGGCGAGGCCCTCGCGGCGCATGCGGCGAAGGGCCCGGAGGACGCTGGCCGCCGAGACCTCGGCCCCGAGGACGAGCCAATTGGGGCGCGACCGGGCGAGCTCCGCCGTGAAGCGGCCGTCGCCAAAGCCGATCTCCAGGACCAGGGGGCCTTCCCGGCCGAAGAGGTCCCGCACTTCGGGAGGCCAGCGGTGGAGGCGGGCGGGCACGACCAGCACGGTTGCCGATTATACGGCCTCCGTCCTTGACGGGGCCTTCTCCCCGGCGCAAAATCAGAAGGATGCGCGCCGCCTTCCGTACCCTGGGGTGCAAGGTCAACCAGGTGGAGACCGAGGCCCTTCTGGGCTTCCTCAAGGCCCTGGAGCCGGAGGTGGTGCCCCTGGAGGCCGGGGGGGCGGACCTCGTGGTCATCAACTCCTGCGCCGTCACCACCACGGCGGAGGCGGACACCCGCAAGGAGGTGCGCCGGGCGAGGCGGTACAACCCCCAGGCCTTCATCGTGGTCACGGGGTGCTACGCCGAGCTCGCCCCTGAGGTCCTAAAGGAGCTCGGGGCGGACGCGGTGGTCCCCAACGCCCGGAAGGCCGAGCTTCCCCGGGTGATCCTGGAGCGCTTCGGCCTTCCCTCTGACCCCATCACCACCCCGCCCAACGAGTTCTGGGGGGCGGGGGAGAGGGGGCTTTTGAATAGCCGGGTACGGGCCTTCCTCAAGGTCCAGGACGGGTGCCAGGCGGGCTGCGCCTACTGCATCATCCCGAGGCTAAGGGGCAAGGAGCGCCACCGGGACCACCGGGAAGCCCTGGCCGAGGCCGAGGCCCTCCTCCGCATGGGCATCAAGGAGATCGTCCTCACCGGGGTGCGCCTCGGGAGCTACAAGGGGCACCCCCGGGGCCTGGCCGGGCTCGTGGAGGACCTCTACCACCTGGGGGCCAAGGTGCGGCTTTCCTCCATAGAGCCCGAGGACACGGGGGAGGACCTCCTTAGGGTGATCGGCCGCTACGCCCCCGAGGTCAGGCCCCACCTCCACCTCTCCTTGCAGACGGGCTCGGACCGGCTCCTTAGGCTCATGGGCCGCCGCTACGATAAGGCCTACTACCGGGAGTTGGTGCAGCGGGCCTACGACCTCATCCCCGGCTTCGCCCTCACCACCGACGTCATCGCCGGCCTGCCCACGGAGACGGAGGAGGAGCACCGGGAGACCCTGGCCTTCCTGGAGGAGCTCAGGCCCACCCGGGTCCACGCCTTCACCTACACCCCGAGGCCCAAGACCCGGGCGGCCTCCATGCCCCAGGTCCCCCCGGAGGTGCGGAAGCGGCGCACCAAGGAGCTCATCGCCCTGGCCCAGCGCCTGGCGGAGGAGCGGATTCGCCCCAGGCTCGGGGAGCGGGTGGAGGTCCTGGTGGAAAGGGTCCAGGGGGGCGAGGCCCTGGGCCACACCCCCGACTACTACGAGGCCCGCCTCCAGGGCGAGGCCCGCCCCGGGGAGACGGTCTGGGCCCGGGTCCTGGGGGTGGAGGGGTACGTCCTTTTGGGCCGGGTGGAAGGGGTGAAGGGGCCCCTGGAGCTTCCCGTGCGGTAGGATGTTTCCCATGGAGTGCGTCTTCTGCCGCATCATCGCCGGGGAACTCCCCTCCAGAAAGGTCTACGAGGACGAGGGCTTCGTGGCCTTCCACGACATCAGGCCCAAGGCCCCGGTGCACGTCCTGGTGGTGCCGAAGGAGCACGTGGAGAAGCTCTCCGACTACCCCGACACCGAGGAAGGGGAGCGGAAGCTCGGGGCCCTCTTCCGCACCGCGAACCGGGTGGCGCGGGGCTTGGGCCTTCAGGGCTACCGGGTCCAGGTGAACGTGGGGGAGAAGGGGGGGCAGGAGGTCTTCCACGTCCACGTGCACGTCATGGGCGGCTGGGGATGAGGAAGCGGTCCAGGACCCTCCCCGCGGGGTCTAGGGCGTAGCCCAAAAGGCCCTCCCGCCCCACCTCCAGGAAGAGGGCGTGGTGGGCCACGGCCAGGGCCCGGCTCCAGGGGAGGGGAGGACGGGTGGGGTAGAGGCCCGCGCCTCCGCCTCCCGTCACCACGTGGAGGAGGCCCTGGACCTCCAGGCGCTCGTAGTGGTGGTCGTGGCCCGCGAGGACCAGGGCTACCCCGTGGCGGCGGAGGAGGGGTTCTAAGAGGCCCCTCAAGAGGGGGCTTCCCCCGTGGAGCCCCGAGGAGTAGAGGGGGCGGTGGAGGACCAAAAGCTTCCAGGGGGCCCGGGAGGTTTTGAGGGCCTCCTCCAGCCAGGCCCTCTGGGCCCTGAGGTCGCCTTCCGTGTAGAGGACGAAGACCTCGAGGCCGCCGAAGCGGACCCGGTAGTGGGGCCTCTCCAGGCCGAAGCGGCGGAGCTGGGCCTCGAGGTTCGGGGCGTCGTGGTTGCCGAAGGCGGGGTAGAGGGGGACGGGGGGGAGGTCCTGCAGGAAGCGCTCCACCACCTGCCCCTTGGGATAGAAGTTGTCCCCGGTGGTGAGGAGAGCGGTGAGGGGGCTTTGGGCGTGCTCCTTCCGGAGGAGGGCCGCCACCTGGGCCCGCCCCGGGGTGTCCTGCCCCCAGTCCCCGAGGACCGCAAGCCGCTGGCCCAGGGCGAGGGAGAGAAAGAGGGCCAGGGCGAGGAGGCGCAAGGCCTAGGCCTCCGCGGCCCCGTGGGGCTTGAGGCTCGCCTCTTCCACCCCGGCCTTCTCCACCACCTCCTCCGCCACCAGGATGGGCGCCCCCGCCCGGAGGGCCAGGGCCATGGCGTCGGAGGGGCGGGCGTCCACCTCCAGCTCAATCCCCCGGTGCTCCAGGATGAGGCGGGCGTAGAAGGTGCCCTCTTTGAGGTCAATGATCTCCACCCGCTTGAGCTTGGCCTGGAGCATCTCCATCACCGAGAGGAGGAGGTCAGGGGTGAGGGGTCTTGGGGGTTTTTCCCCCTGGAGGGCCACCACGATGTGGTGGGCCTCGAGGGGGCCGATGACGATGGGGAGGAGCTTGTCGTTTTCCGTCCTGAGCAGGACCACCACGCTGCCGTTCTGGGGGTCCACGCCCAGGGTTTCAATCTTGGCGTGCAGCATGCCCTCAGTATAGACTGGGCCCGTGAGGACCTACCCTGTGGAGATCGCCGGGGTCAAGCGGGAGCTTCCCATCGTCCAGGTGGGGCCAGGTGTCGCCGTGGCCCTGCTCAACCTCTTGGGGGACACCGAGCTCACCGAGGCCGCCGCGGAGGAGCTGGCCAAGCGGCTTCCTCCGGAGGCGGAGGTCCTGGTCACCCCCGAGGTCAAGGCTGTCCCCCTGGCCCACGCCCTCTCCCGCATCACGGGCAAGCCCTACGTGGTGGCCCGCAAGACGGAGAAGCCCTACATGATCAACCCCGTGAGCCGCCAGGTGCTCTCCATCACCACGGGGAAGCCCCAGCTTCTGGTCCTGGACGGGGCCGACATCCCCCGGGTTCGGGGCAAGAAGGTGGCCATCGTGGACGACGTGGTCTCCACCGGCTCCACCCTGGCGGGCCTCAGGGAGCTCATTGAGAGCGTGGGGGGGGAAGTGGTGGCGGTGCTTGCCGTCTTCACCGAGGGCACCCCCCGCCAGGACGTCGTGGCCCTCGGCCACCTTCCCCTCTTCAAGCCGGAGTAGGAGGACCCTATGGAGACCTACCCCATCACCGTAGGCGGCGTGACGCGGCACGTGCCCCTCATTGAGCCCCTTCCGGGGAGGCGCATCCCCCTGGTGGAGTTCCTGGGGGACCCGGAGTTCACCCGGGCCGCGGCCGAGGCCTTGAGGCCTTTGGTGCCCGAGGAGGCGGAGATCCTCTTCACCACGGAGACGAGCCCCATCCCCCTCACCCACGTCCTGGCGGAGGCGCTGGGCCTGCCCTACGTGGTGGCCCGCAGGCGCCGCCGCCCCTACATGGAGGACCCCATCATCCAGGAGGTCCAGACCCTGACCCTCGGGGTGGGGGAGGTGCTTTGGCTGGACCGGCGCTTCGCGGAAAAGCTTCTCAACCAGAGGGTGGTTCTGGTCTCGGATGTGGTGGCGAGCGGGGAGACCATGAAGGCCATGGAGAAGATGGTTCTCCGGGCGGGGGGGCACGTGGTGGCCCGCCTGGCGGTCTTCCGCCAGGGCACGCCCGGCCTCGCCGTGGACACGGTGGCGGAGCTTCCCGTGCTCTAAGCCCGACGTCCCGGCGCCCAAAGGGGGGTGTAGACCTCCGCCCGGAGGCCGAGCCTCCGGGCAGTTTCCACGTTCTCGGGGTCGTCGTCCAGGTAGAGGGTCTCCTCAGGGGCGAGGCCCAGGCCCTCCAGGGCGAGGAGGAAGGCCCGGGGGTCGGGCTTGGCCACCCCGAGAGCGCAGGAGGCGAAGAAGCCGTCCACGTACCGGGCGAGGCCGTGGTGGGCCAGGCTTTCCTGGAGGCTTGGCAGGGTGTTGGAGAGGACACCCACCTTGAGGCCCCGGGCCTTGAGCCTGCGCAGTAGGCCCTCGGCCCCGGGGGCGGGCCGCATGAAACGGTAGTACCTCCAGGGGAGAAGCTCTTCGGGCGGCACCCGGAGCTCCTGGGCCACCTCGAGGACCAGGGACCGCCAGAGGGCCTCCTCCTCCTCCAGGGTCCGCACCGCAAGCCCCCGCACGGCCTCGTTCAAGGCCCGCACCGCGCGGGCCAAGGCGGCCAGGCTCCGCTCCAGCCCGGCGCCCCGCGCCGCAAGCTCCACGGCCTTCCGGTAAAGGGCCTTCTCGTCCAGGAGGAGGAGGACCCCATCGCGGTCCAAAAGGGCCCCGCGCATGGGGCCTAGTCTAGCAGGCTCCCGGGGTCCTTGGCCGGGCGTTTGACCGCCTCCACCCCCGCCTCCGTGGCCAGGTGGTCCACGGGCACGTCCCAGGGGTCCCGGGGGAGGGCGGGGAAGAGGAGGGCCTGGGGCACCACGCCCACGGTGGCGGCCCGCACCTCCTTGAGGAAGCGGTCGTAGAACCCCTGGCCGTGCCCCAGTCGGTACCCCTCCCGGTCAAAGGCCAGGCCCGGCACCACCACCAGGTCCAGGACCAGGGGGTCTTCCGGCGGGGTGGTGGGCTCGAGGAGGCCGAAGGGCCCGGGGGCGAGGGGGCCGAAGGGGTGGACGGTGAGCCCTTTCCCCGCCACCTTGGGCAGGTAGTAGCGGGCGGGGTAGGCCTCCACCAGGGGCAGCAGGTTGAGCTCGTGGGGCAGGGGGTGGTAGAGGAGGATGTGCCGGAAGCCCCGCTCCCGTAGCCAAGGGAGGAGGGCGGCCCCCACGGACCGGGAGAGGGCCTTAAGGTCCAGCCCCCGCCAGGCGGCCCGGGCCCTGCGGCGGAGCTCGGCCTTGGTCACGGGGGGAGGGTACCACGCCCGCCCCTTGACACTCAAGGAGGCTAAGCGTCAAAATCCCATTGGGGAGGGAAGGGTATGCCGATCTACGTCTACAAGGGCTTGGAAACGGGCAACTACTACGAGTTTGAGCAGGGCTTCCACGACGAACCCCTCAAGGCCCACCCCGAGACGGGGGAGCCCTTGAAGCGGGTCATCACCCCGCCCGCCATCATCTTCAAGGGCTCGGGCTGGCACGTGAAGGACTACGCCAAGAAGGACTCCGGCGCCAAGAAGGAAGAGGGTTCGGACACCAAGGACAAGGAGGACTGATCCCCTCTTTCCTTCGCCCGACCGGCGCGGGGGAGCTTTGAGGCGGCCCCGTTCCGGGAGGGGGTGTTCAGGGCACCACCTGGTCCCCCGGGGCGAGGGGGAGGAGTCCTTCCCGCACCTCCAGCACGCCCCGGTAGGCGGTCCCGGGGGCGTAGACTTCCCCCGGGCTTAGCCGCTTCACCTGGAGCACCCGTAGGGTTCCGTCCAGGAAGGCCACCACCACGGGAAAGCGGTAGCCCTCGGCGCTGAAGGGGGCGTCCGTGGCCTCGGGGAAGAGGTAGAGGAGGGCTTCCAAGCCCTCCTCCCGCAGGCCGAGGCCCCGTCGCCAGGCCTCCGGGGTCCGGGCCACCCGTCCCCGGAGGGTGTGGGGGCCTTCCCGGGTGAGGACGGTGAGGGCCTCGGCCGGAGGGGGGGCCTGGAGGCGCCGCGCCGCGAGCAGGTAGCCCATAAAGGAGAGGACGGAGAGGAGGACGAGGAGGGCGAAGGCCAAAAGGGGGAGGAAGGGGTTCCGCTCCACTTGCTTCGTTTCACCGCTGGGGCCAGCGCTTCAGGGCCTCCCCCCCGACCCGGGCTCCCTCGGCGAGGCCGCGGCGGCGGAACCAGCCCTGGTTCACCTCCAGGGCCCCTTGGTAGACCACGCCCGGGTAGTAGACGGGGCAGGGGTCGGCCCGGCAGGGCTCCATGTCCAGGATGCGCAGGATAACGCCTTGCCGGTCAAAGAAGGCGATGGAAAGGGGGATGAGGGTGTTTTTCATCCAGAACCCGCCCGCCGTGGGCTCGGGGAAGAGGAAGACCATGCCCTCGTCCTCGCCGAGGCGCTCCCGGAACATGAGGCCCCGGGCCCAGCGCTCCGGGGTGTCGGCCACCTCCACCTTGAGGAAGTGGCGCTTGCCGTTTCCCTCCACGTAGAGGGTGCTCTTGGGGAAGGTGAGCCCCTGGGCCAGGGCGAGGAGGCCCAGGAGGCCGAGGAGGGCGAAGAAGCGCATGGGTCCATTATGGCAGGAAGGCTTTAAGGCGGGCCCGGATCTCCTCCTGCACTTCCTCCACGCTCCTCGTGGCGTCCAGGACCACGAAGCGCTCAGGCTCCGAGCGGGCGAGGTGGAGGTACCCTTCCCGCACCCTTTGGAAGAAGGCGAGCCCGGCCTTCTCCATGCGGTCCTTGCCCTTCGCCCGCCTGAGGGCCACCTCGGGGGGGAGGTCCAGGAGGAAGGTGAGGTGGGGCTTGAGGCCTAAGGTGGCCCTCTCGGCCACCTCTTGGAGCCAGGGAAGGGGAAGCCCCCGGCCATAGCCCTGGTAGGCCAGGCTGGAGTCCAAATAGCGGTCCGAGACCACGCAGGCCCCCTCCCTGAGGGCGGGGAGGATGGTTTTGCGCACGTGCTCCGCCCGGTCGGCGCTGAAGAGGAGGTACTCCGCTTCCGGGGAAAGCTCTTCCTCCAGCAAGCCCCTCACCCCCTTTAACCCCTCCCCGGGCTCCCGGGTGAGGCGCACCCTGAGCCCCCGTTCCTCGAGGAAGCGGGCGAGGAGGGCCGCCTGGGTGGTCTTGCCGCTCCCGTCCAGGCCCTCCAGGGTAAGGAAGAGCCCTTCCATCAGAGCCCCGT
This region of Thermus thermophilus genomic DNA includes:
- a CDS encoding DUF192 domain-containing protein; protein product: MERNPFLPLLAFALLVLLSVLSFMGYLLAARRLQAPPPAEALTVLTREGPHTLRGRVARTPEAWRRGLGLREEGLEALLYLFPEATDAPFSAEGYRFPVVVAFLDGTLRVLQVKRLSPGEVYAPGTAYRGVLEVREGLLPLAPGDQVVP
- a CDS encoding DUF192 domain-containing protein, whose protein sequence is MRFFALLGLLGLLALAQGLTFPKSTLYVEGNGKRHFLKVEVADTPERWARGLMFRERLGEDEGMVFLFPEPTAGGFWMKNTLIPLSIAFFDRQGVILRILDMEPCRADPCPVYYPGVVYQGALEVNQGWFRRRGLAEGARVGGEALKRWPQR
- a CDS encoding metallophosphoesterase family protein: MRLLALALFLSLALGQRLAVLGDWGQDTPGRAQVAALLRKEHAQSPLTALLTTGDNFYPKGQVVERFLQDLPPVPLYPAFGNHDAPNLEAQLRRFGLERPHYRVRFGGLEVFVLYTEGDLRAQRAWLEEALKTSRAPWKLLVLHRPLYSSGLHGGSPLLRGLLEPLLRRHGVALVLAGHDHHYERLEVQGLLHVVTGGGGAGLYPTRPPLPWSRALAVAHHALFLEVGREGLLGYALDPAGRVLDRFLIPSRP
- a CDS encoding MalY/PatB family protein, whose translation is MDLPPRTGSLKWGTYPEDVLPLWVADMDFPPAEAIQQALAERAQGFLGYPPREGDRELRELILEALGLEAELAFMPGVVVGLYAAVAAFTAPGQGVLTQVPIYPPFLAAIRDQRRTVLANPLRETPEGYRLDLAGLERLAFATRLLLFCHPHNPTGRVFGEEELAALAQIARRHDLIVVSDELHAPLTYEKPHVPLARFLPERTLTLVGPGKAYNLAGLPIGAVLGPKPLVEAVKRHLPHVFPNVLAMAAWKAALKEGGPWLKATLERLRANRDRVAAWAKARGLGHHPPEGTYLAWIQTPFPKAAAYFLERARVALNPGESFGRGYDTYVRLNFATYPEVLEEALRRLDGALK
- a CDS encoding HAD family hydrolase; the encoded protein is MRGALLDRDGVLLLLDEKALYRKAVELAARGAGLERSLAALARAVRALNEAVRGLAVRTLEEEEALWRSLVLEVAQELRVPPEELLPWRYYRFMRPAPGAEGLLRRLKARGLKVGVLSNTLPSLQESLAHHGLARYVDGFFASCALGVAKPDPRAFLLALEGLGLAPEETLYLDDDPENVETARRLGLRAEVYTPLWAPGRRA
- a CDS encoding adenine phosphoribosyltransferase, which codes for METYPITVGGVTRHVPLIEPLPGRRIPLVEFLGDPEFTRAAAEALRPLVPEEAEILFTTETSPIPLTHVLAEALGLPYVVARRRRRPYMEDPIIQEVQTLTLGVGEVLWLDRRFAEKLLNQRVVLVSDVVASGETMKAMEKMVLRAGGHVVARLAVFRQGTPGLAVDTVAELPVL
- the trmB gene encoding tRNA (guanosine(46)-N7)-methyltransferase TrmB, with protein sequence MLVVPARLHRWPPEVRDLFGREGPLVLEIGFGDGRFTAELARSRPNWLVLGAEVSAASVLRALRRMRREGLANVRLYHGQGPFALRNLVLPGTLDQVIVNFPDPWPKKRHQERRLLREAFFRRLSTRLKPGGSLLLTTDHEEYFRFALEEAERTGLYRVEVRPPPEAHLRTKYALKWKEAGRTFFHAVFTKLREDPAPWPPSRRYDVAHALLSGELPQDLALEKTPVRLKEGVAVFLEVARGKEGFYVLTHVEEEDLTQDLLLEVRKSARGVYAGVSRFGSPLITEAVKGAVRALVERLKAHGLEVVQDHT
- a CDS encoding bifunctional nuclease family protein: MLHAKIETLGVDPQNGSVVVLLRTENDKLLPIVIGPLEAHHIVVALQGEKPPRPLTPDLLLSVMEMLQAKLKRVEIIDLKEGTFYARLILEHRGIELEVDARPSDAMALALRAGAPILVAEEVVEKAGVEEASLKPHGAAEA
- a CDS encoding phosphoribosyltransferase family protein, which translates into the protein MRTYPVEIAGVKRELPIVQVGPGVAVALLNLLGDTELTEAAAEELAKRLPPEAEVLVTPEVKAVPLAHALSRITGKPYVVARKTEKPYMINPVSRQVLSITTGKPQLLVLDGADIPRVRGKKVAIVDDVVSTGSTLAGLRELIESVGGEVVAVLAVFTEGTPRQDVVALGHLPLFKPE
- the tmk gene encoding dTMP kinase, coding for MEGLFLTLEGLDGSGKTTQAALLARFLEERGLRVRLTREPGEGLKGVRGLLEEELSPEAEYLLFSADRAEHVRKTILPALREGACVVSDRYLDSSLAYQGYGRGLPLPWLQEVAERATLGLKPHLTFLLDLPPEVALRRAKGKDRMEKAGLAFFQRVREGYLHLARSEPERFVVLDATRSVEEVQEEIRARLKAFLP
- a CDS encoding Hsp20/alpha crystallin family protein → MALVRRDARPTEITPFRTWGPLSLLEEANRLFEEVMGEFARPLAPAYVAPADLYETDEALVLEMAVPGMTPEDLEVSLEGTKLTVRGQVKPQEDAKARRYYLQEIPHGSFVRTFTLPVEVKTDEAKAEFRHGILRLTLPKVAEARAKRIPIEVVQ
- a CDS encoding FmdB family zinc ribbon protein; this encodes MPIYVYKGLETGNYYEFEQGFHDEPLKAHPETGEPLKRVITPPAIIFKGSGWHVKDYAKKDSGAKKEEGSDTKDKED
- a CDS encoding 5-formyltetrahydrofolate cyclo-ligase, translated to MTKAELRRRARAAWRGLDLKALSRSVGAALLPWLRERGFRHILLYHPLPHELNLLPLVEAYPARYYLPKVAGKGLTVHPFGPLAPGPFGLLEPTTPPEDPLVLDLVVVPGLAFDREGYRLGHGQGFYDRFLKEVRAATVGVVPQALLFPALPRDPWDVPVDHLATEAGVEAVKRPAKDPGSLLD
- a CDS encoding histidine triad nucleotide-binding protein, coding for MECVFCRIIAGELPSRKVYEDEGFVAFHDIRPKAPVHVLVVPKEHVEKLSDYPDTEEGERKLGALFRTANRVARGLGLQGYRVQVNVGEKGGQEVFHVHVHVMGGWG
- a CDS encoding MiaB/RimO family radical SAM methylthiotransferase, which translates into the protein MRAAFRTLGCKVNQVETEALLGFLKALEPEVVPLEAGGADLVVINSCAVTTTAEADTRKEVRRARRYNPQAFIVVTGCYAELAPEVLKELGADAVVPNARKAELPRVILERFGLPSDPITTPPNEFWGAGERGLLNSRVRAFLKVQDGCQAGCAYCIIPRLRGKERHRDHREALAEAEALLRMGIKEIVLTGVRLGSYKGHPRGLAGLVEDLYHLGAKVRLSSIEPEDTGEDLLRVIGRYAPEVRPHLHLSLQTGSDRLLRLMGRRYDKAYYRELVQRAYDLIPGFALTTDVIAGLPTETEEEHRETLAFLEELRPTRVHAFTYTPRPKTRAASMPQVPPEVRKRRTKELIALAQRLAEERIRPRLGERVEVLVERVQGGEALGHTPDYYEARLQGEARPGETVWARVLGVEGYVLLGRVEGVKGPLELPVR